The Apium graveolens cultivar Ventura chromosome 6, ASM990537v1, whole genome shotgun sequence genome contains a region encoding:
- the LOC141665219 gene encoding uncharacterized protein LOC141665219 has product MNIDPETNQEANPGAWTLKVDGSSTSERSGAGFILKSPEGFIIQIAISFGFSATNNQAEYEALIAGLKLSRTLRVQDLKIYSDSQIVVKQANGEYIAKDPILAKYQAVVQSYLASIQKHQVLQICREDYEEADIISKLVRNSSDLDCSVYFE; this is encoded by the coding sequence ATGAACATAGATCCGGAGACAAACCAAGAAGCAAATCCGGGAGCCTGGACCTTAAAAGTAGATGGATCTTCAACAAGTGAGAGGTCGGGAGCCGGATTCATACTGAAAAGTCCTGAGGGATTCATCATTCAAATAGCTATATCCTTCGGGTTCTCGGCAACAAACAATCAGGCGGAATATGAGGCATTGATTGCAGGATTAAAGCTCTCCAGGACTCTAAGGGTCCAGGATttaaaaatctacagcgactcccaaATAGTGGTCAAGCAAGCAAACGGAGAATACATAGCAAAGGACCCCATTCTGGCAAAGTATCAAGCAGTGGTTCAAAGTTACCTAGCCTCAATCCAAAAGCATCAAGTCCTGCAGATATGTAGAGAAGATTATGAAGAAGCAGATATCATATCCAAGTTAGTCCGGAACTCATCAGACTTGGACTGCTCAGTTTACTTTGAATAA